Proteins from one Planctomyces sp. SH-PL62 genomic window:
- a CDS encoding MG2 domain-containing protein, translating into MKPRRLQLVLFMFAATGIVGESATVDDAAPDAPAVAPTGDEAKGSPPAPAPALPGEIVAALQEKKFAEARAALAGLREKATGDDEQAYLEFLSAVADRLEGRRDPGRETLRKAMTAHPQSVWIPKIRYELATLELAAGDPARAEELARATALPLLADERKDRLADVYKSFARGLLKPDDPVTPPDPQGARELLIQARLLAKGAAARADLTVEIAHASRLMGDHARAVQELESRLRDYPGVPGRSAVRLALGESLRDAGRMLEARLAWTDLARDVERMKPEERTPADEDSRALALAQIPATYGVPAPTDDPSLTLGVAALQRFLAAFPAHPRAVRAAFDVGASQHARGKSDAALAAFGRFLAGDGFKAESDEARKDLAELSMTATFLSGEILLGQGKFDEAVAAWEGYLAKFPNGPQSADAQRSILEARLRKADDEIRLGRHAEARALWAEFVAQNPLDARVPEILFQIGRSHLPEKQFDQAIAAWSTLLGKFPGVEPAAHAQFLTGTILEVEKGTLAEAVEAYKKIQIQPWAAQAAQRIAVMETKALTVVTPRAFRSGEAPFLKVATRNLERLTFTAYKLNAESYFRKKHGFENVEALDIGLVAPDAEWTEDVPGYARLKPVEVDYALKKLESPGVYVVKVTDQKTLQATTLVVASDLDAIVKTSRDQVLVFAQDMKTGKGRPNARVLVADAGQVVLEAATGADGVLLHDWSPPREGGRRLTYLVVDGPHVAGSNLGVQEGVSQGLAPRAYIYTDRTAYRPGQTAEIRGVVRETRDGQYANLPGAVYRFEAVDAAGRRLVSRDVTLSEFGTFHQSVAIDSAAPVGTYQVRVFQPGKSEFSGSFEVQSYQLQPIGLSFDLPRTVYYRGETIEADVLARFHYGAPASARPVEVALPDGRTIRGATDAEGKFHVSFPTEGYAEEQRLPLVATLPQDGVRAVAAVALAVKGFAIQVETTRDVFLSGETFDVKVGTSDAQGSPLAQELSAALVKIVDDHGRTVEREVERKPVSTDAAGRGVVAFRADDESGGRFLVRVAGTDRFGNAIVADRGVFISGKDDETTLRLIADRTRFKVGEPARLNLHSRGRAGTALLTWDADRILTYRIVTLADGDNAVAWDVDGPQFPNFTLTATRMWRDKLDQARLDVAVERDLRVTVAATKPQVGPGEPVEVEVTTVDQLGRPVAAELSLAVVDQALLRRFADARPIGGFFYDQTRVGAFAVSSTNTFRYAPATTPVARAIVDEAERAAATLANAASQVDMRSRLAEIAPPAAAPASRPARGQVADGAGMMGGGMAGMGGMMMGRAGQDQLRRKAGAAFDAAGMPGLETEALGEPSSFFSTGLAADKKELGDVALGFRDGRDAAPPRERTVETAYWNPAVVTGADGKARVTFPAPSSLSEYRITARGVTGSDTLVGEATSTVQVRKDFFVDLKVPPALTQGDRPRFVASVHHLGAAGAATLKLAVAAGGRSEVFPKTIEVEGDGVEEVFFDPIEVGEGPIRLTLSATLGERSDEVAAEIPVRPWGVQAFASASGSSGDGETVFVGLPQGRSYENPAMRIVVSPSLDRMIVALALGEGVRPLDASPSVDWRCFPPDTTADRAADLLAATSALQYLRKSRPGDSGEARRLVDRIQGLVSQLTASQREDGGWGWMAAAPDRPENNKQVSGSDRFTSASVFWALASAEELGLLPDPGVRDRAGAWLNSAITGTDPRDRDARAAILHALSVRKLAGFEAANSLNRERQNLSNGALAYLALTFANLGRPELAAEALAILGPRAKVETPAPGRRPRLSWEGSGQSAGLRSTPETTALVCLAYARTRPQAAELAQGIDWLEAHRFGLGWNPRKAKGPAVAALAAFHGKTPESGDRYKLTITVNDRKVSEIDVAGAVEPTEIAVPADAVNANDANRVGFAIEGQGTFHYAVSLTGFTREFGPDQARDGRPAWIERRVYWPAPPELDGKALPTGFGVAVNPSTFENVATRTTLGGKARVGLTVWRNIPGDTPEWERDFLIVEERLPAGTTLIEGSVVSSAASFTLADGVLTFYFPPDRNPGGIQYDVYGWLPGQYRTLPASVRSADEPGRFHVGEPGEFGVLSPGEPNPDKIRATPDELHARGKILFDAGKLADAGPPLEALINDWTLRDDVAKDVSRMLLLITVAHYDARKIVRYFEVVKERSPELILSFDQLQVIGRAYRDIDEPERAMIVWRGLIEAGYVEDARVGELLRQRGEPLEASAYLIDLWRRYPNTPSIETDFFGLSQVVADAATRAVDDPVLRRKLAAAGVTRSGLLLHAARMIQTFLAQSPTNPTADEASLALLGTLLELDDHAGVVKAAARYAAMYPKSPFLDGFQYSQALADFHLGRYDEAVTLAEAIAKATYKDASGVESPSPNKWQAIYILGQIFDARRMPARALEYYRQATDRFTDAADAVAYYTRKSLRVDEITVVRPAVEPAATPAAGTPRITLTYRNMAKVDVTVHPVDLMQLYLARRNLDAIAGVDLAGITPLFEQSVTLGSGDDYEDKTKVIDLPLTKHGAYLVMIRGGDLYASGVVLVSPLEVDVLEEAAPGRVRVVVRDATSKAPASRVQVKVVGAADPEFQSGETDLRGVYSAEGLHGAATVVVRKGTTEYAFHRGTTYLGTPPTPNAPAEVPPQPETKPGQAGDANQSLDANLRMLNRSNNLKQIERLQNRYQVVPPEQAPGAAAGEFR; encoded by the coding sequence GTGAAGCCACGTCGTCTGCAACTCGTCCTGTTCATGTTCGCGGCGACGGGGATCGTCGGGGAGTCGGCGACGGTCGACGACGCGGCTCCGGACGCCCCCGCCGTCGCCCCGACCGGAGACGAGGCCAAGGGGAGCCCGCCCGCCCCGGCGCCCGCCCTCCCCGGCGAGATCGTCGCGGCCCTACAGGAGAAGAAGTTCGCCGAGGCCCGCGCGGCGCTCGCGGGGCTTCGCGAGAAGGCGACCGGCGACGACGAGCAGGCCTACCTCGAATTCCTGTCCGCCGTGGCCGACCGCCTGGAAGGTCGCCGCGACCCCGGGCGGGAGACGCTCCGCAAGGCGATGACGGCGCATCCCCAGAGCGTCTGGATCCCCAAGATTCGATACGAGCTGGCGACCCTGGAATTGGCGGCCGGCGACCCCGCCCGCGCCGAGGAGCTGGCGAGGGCCACGGCCCTCCCCCTGCTCGCCGACGAGCGGAAGGACCGCCTGGCCGACGTCTACAAGTCGTTCGCGCGGGGCCTGCTCAAGCCCGACGACCCGGTGACGCCCCCCGACCCCCAGGGCGCGCGCGAGTTGCTGATCCAGGCGAGGCTGCTGGCCAAGGGGGCTGCGGCCCGCGCCGACCTGACCGTCGAGATCGCCCACGCCAGCCGATTGATGGGCGACCACGCCCGGGCGGTCCAGGAACTCGAGTCTCGTCTCAGGGACTATCCCGGCGTCCCCGGCCGTTCGGCCGTCCGTCTCGCCCTCGGCGAATCGCTCCGCGACGCCGGCCGCATGCTCGAGGCCCGCCTCGCCTGGACCGACCTGGCGCGCGACGTCGAACGGATGAAGCCCGAGGAGCGGACCCCGGCGGACGAGGATTCCCGGGCGCTGGCCCTGGCGCAGATCCCGGCGACCTACGGCGTGCCGGCGCCGACCGACGACCCCAGCCTGACCCTGGGGGTCGCCGCCTTGCAGCGGTTCCTCGCCGCGTTCCCCGCCCATCCCCGGGCCGTCCGCGCCGCCTTCGACGTCGGCGCCTCGCAACACGCCCGGGGCAAGAGCGACGCCGCCCTCGCCGCGTTCGGCCGCTTCCTCGCGGGCGATGGCTTCAAGGCGGAGTCGGACGAGGCCCGCAAGGACCTGGCCGAGCTCTCGATGACCGCCACGTTCCTCTCCGGCGAGATCCTGCTGGGCCAGGGGAAGTTCGACGAGGCCGTCGCCGCTTGGGAGGGCTACCTGGCGAAGTTCCCCAACGGCCCCCAGAGCGCCGACGCCCAGCGTTCGATCCTGGAGGCGAGGCTCCGCAAGGCCGACGACGAGATCCGGCTCGGCCGCCACGCCGAGGCCCGAGCCCTCTGGGCCGAGTTCGTCGCCCAGAATCCGCTCGACGCCCGCGTCCCGGAGATCCTGTTCCAGATCGGCCGGAGCCACCTGCCGGAGAAGCAGTTCGACCAGGCGATCGCCGCCTGGTCGACGCTCCTGGGGAAGTTCCCCGGCGTCGAGCCGGCGGCCCACGCCCAGTTCCTGACCGGGACGATCCTGGAGGTTGAGAAGGGGACGCTCGCCGAGGCGGTCGAAGCCTACAAGAAGATCCAGATCCAGCCCTGGGCGGCCCAGGCGGCCCAGCGGATCGCCGTGATGGAGACCAAGGCGCTGACGGTCGTCACGCCCCGCGCCTTTCGGAGCGGCGAGGCCCCGTTCCTGAAGGTCGCGACGCGGAACCTGGAGCGGCTGACCTTCACCGCGTACAAGCTCAACGCCGAGTCCTATTTCCGCAAGAAGCACGGATTCGAGAACGTCGAGGCGCTCGACATCGGCCTCGTCGCCCCCGACGCCGAGTGGACCGAGGACGTCCCCGGCTACGCCCGCCTCAAGCCGGTCGAGGTCGACTACGCCCTCAAGAAGCTGGAGTCGCCGGGCGTCTACGTGGTCAAGGTGACGGACCAGAAGACGCTCCAGGCGACCACTCTGGTCGTCGCGAGCGACCTCGACGCGATCGTGAAGACCTCCCGCGACCAGGTCCTCGTCTTCGCCCAGGATATGAAGACCGGCAAGGGGCGGCCCAACGCTCGGGTGCTCGTCGCCGACGCCGGGCAGGTCGTCCTGGAAGCCGCGACCGGCGCCGACGGCGTCCTGCTCCACGACTGGTCCCCCCCGCGCGAAGGGGGCCGGAGGCTCACCTATCTCGTCGTGGACGGCCCGCACGTCGCCGGCTCCAACCTGGGCGTCCAGGAGGGCGTGTCGCAGGGGCTCGCCCCGCGCGCCTACATCTACACGGACCGGACGGCGTACCGGCCGGGACAGACGGCCGAAATCCGAGGCGTGGTCCGCGAGACCAGGGACGGCCAGTACGCCAACCTCCCCGGCGCGGTCTATCGCTTCGAGGCCGTCGACGCCGCCGGCCGCCGGCTCGTCTCGCGCGACGTGACCCTCTCCGAGTTCGGCACGTTCCACCAGTCGGTGGCGATCGACTCGGCGGCCCCGGTCGGGACGTATCAGGTCCGCGTCTTCCAGCCGGGCAAGAGCGAGTTCAGCGGCTCGTTCGAGGTCCAGTCGTATCAACTCCAGCCGATCGGTTTGAGCTTCGACCTCCCCCGGACCGTCTACTATCGCGGCGAGACGATCGAGGCCGACGTGCTCGCCCGGTTCCACTACGGGGCCCCGGCGTCCGCCCGGCCCGTCGAGGTCGCCCTGCCGGACGGCCGGACGATCCGAGGCGCGACCGACGCCGAGGGCAAGTTCCACGTCAGCTTCCCGACCGAGGGCTACGCCGAGGAGCAGCGCCTGCCGCTGGTCGCGACCCTGCCGCAGGACGGCGTCCGGGCCGTCGCGGCGGTGGCGCTGGCGGTCAAGGGGTTCGCGATCCAGGTCGAGACGACCCGCGACGTCTTCCTCAGCGGCGAGACGTTCGACGTGAAGGTCGGGACATCCGACGCGCAGGGCTCGCCCCTCGCGCAGGAGTTGTCGGCGGCGCTCGTGAAGATCGTCGACGACCACGGGCGCACCGTGGAGCGCGAGGTCGAGCGGAAGCCGGTCTCGACCGACGCGGCGGGGCGCGGCGTCGTCGCCTTCCGGGCCGATGACGAGAGCGGGGGCCGGTTCCTCGTCCGAGTCGCGGGGACCGACCGATTCGGCAATGCGATCGTCGCCGACCGGGGGGTCTTCATCTCCGGCAAGGACGACGAGACGACGTTGCGGCTGATCGCCGACCGGACCCGTTTCAAGGTCGGCGAGCCCGCCAGGCTGAACCTGCACAGTCGCGGCCGCGCCGGGACGGCCCTGCTGACCTGGGACGCCGACCGCATCCTTACTTATCGGATCGTGACCCTGGCCGACGGCGACAACGCCGTGGCCTGGGACGTGGACGGGCCACAGTTCCCGAACTTCACGCTCACCGCGACCCGGATGTGGCGCGACAAGCTCGACCAGGCCCGGCTCGACGTGGCGGTCGAGCGCGACCTCCGCGTGACCGTCGCGGCGACGAAGCCCCAGGTCGGCCCCGGCGAGCCCGTCGAGGTGGAGGTCACGACGGTCGACCAGCTCGGCCGCCCCGTCGCCGCCGAGCTTTCGCTGGCGGTCGTCGATCAGGCGCTCCTGCGTCGGTTCGCCGACGCCCGCCCGATCGGCGGGTTCTTCTACGACCAGACCCGCGTGGGGGCCTTTGCGGTCTCCTCCACCAACACCTTCCGCTACGCCCCGGCCACCACGCCGGTCGCGCGGGCGATCGTCGACGAGGCCGAGCGCGCCGCCGCGACGCTCGCCAACGCGGCGAGCCAGGTCGACATGCGGAGCCGGCTCGCGGAGATCGCCCCGCCCGCCGCGGCCCCGGCGTCGCGGCCCGCCCGAGGGCAGGTCGCGGACGGGGCCGGGATGATGGGCGGCGGTATGGCTGGGATGGGCGGGATGATGATGGGACGCGCCGGCCAGGACCAGCTCAGGAGGAAAGCCGGCGCCGCGTTCGACGCCGCCGGGATGCCGGGCCTCGAGACCGAGGCCCTGGGGGAACCGAGCAGCTTCTTCTCGACTGGTTTGGCCGCCGACAAGAAGGAGCTCGGCGACGTCGCTCTCGGTTTCCGCGACGGCCGGGACGCCGCGCCCCCTCGCGAGCGGACCGTCGAAACGGCCTACTGGAACCCCGCCGTCGTGACCGGGGCGGACGGCAAGGCGCGGGTGACGTTCCCGGCCCCCTCGTCGCTCTCGGAGTACCGGATCACGGCCCGGGGCGTCACCGGCTCCGACACGCTGGTCGGCGAGGCCACCTCCACCGTCCAGGTCCGCAAGGACTTCTTCGTGGACCTGAAAGTCCCCCCCGCGCTGACGCAGGGGGACCGACCCCGTTTCGTCGCGAGCGTCCACCACCTGGGCGCGGCCGGGGCCGCGACGCTCAAGCTGGCCGTGGCGGCGGGGGGCCGGTCGGAGGTCTTCCCGAAGACGATCGAGGTCGAGGGGGACGGCGTCGAGGAGGTGTTCTTCGACCCGATCGAGGTGGGCGAAGGGCCGATCCGGCTGACGCTCTCGGCGACGCTCGGCGAGCGTTCCGACGAGGTCGCGGCCGAGATCCCCGTTCGGCCCTGGGGCGTGCAGGCGTTCGCGTCGGCCTCCGGGTCGAGCGGCGACGGCGAGACGGTGTTCGTCGGCCTGCCGCAAGGCCGCTCTTATGAGAATCCGGCGATGCGGATCGTCGTCTCGCCGAGCCTGGATCGGATGATCGTCGCGCTGGCGCTTGGGGAGGGCGTCCGGCCGCTGGACGCCTCGCCCTCGGTCGATTGGAGGTGCTTCCCGCCCGACACCACCGCCGACCGCGCCGCGGACCTGCTGGCGGCGACTTCGGCGCTCCAGTATCTCCGCAAGTCCCGGCCGGGCGACTCGGGCGAAGCCCGCCGGCTAGTCGATCGCATCCAGGGGCTCGTCTCCCAGTTGACGGCCTCCCAGCGCGAGGACGGCGGCTGGGGATGGATGGCCGCGGCGCCCGACCGGCCCGAGAACAACAAGCAGGTCTCCGGCAGCGATCGCTTCACCTCGGCCTCGGTCTTCTGGGCCCTGGCCTCGGCGGAGGAGCTTGGCCTCCTGCCCGATCCCGGCGTCCGCGACCGGGCCGGGGCCTGGCTCAACTCGGCGATCACCGGGACCGACCCCCGCGACCGCGACGCCCGCGCGGCGATCCTGCACGCGCTCAGCGTCCGCAAGCTCGCCGGTTTCGAGGCCGCCAACAGCCTCAATCGCGAGCGTCAGAATCTCTCCAACGGCGCGCTGGCGTATCTGGCCCTGACCTTCGCGAACCTGGGGCGGCCGGAGCTGGCCGCCGAGGCCCTGGCGATCCTCGGGCCCCGCGCGAAGGTCGAGACGCCCGCCCCGGGCCGTCGGCCCCGGCTCTCGTGGGAGGGCTCGGGACAGTCCGCCGGCCTACGCTCGACGCCCGAGACCACGGCCCTCGTCTGCCTGGCCTACGCCCGCACGCGGCCCCAGGCGGCCGAGCTGGCCCAGGGGATCGACTGGCTGGAGGCCCACCGTTTCGGCCTAGGCTGGAATCCCCGCAAGGCCAAGGGACCGGCCGTCGCCGCGCTCGCCGCCTTCCACGGCAAGACGCCGGAGAGCGGCGACCGCTACAAGCTGACGATCACCGTCAACGACCGCAAGGTCTCCGAGATCGACGTCGCCGGCGCGGTCGAGCCGACCGAGATCGCCGTCCCGGCCGACGCGGTCAACGCCAACGACGCCAACCGCGTCGGGTTCGCGATCGAAGGCCAGGGGACCTTCCACTACGCCGTCTCCCTGACCGGCTTCACCCGCGAGTTCGGCCCCGACCAGGCGCGAGACGGCCGTCCGGCCTGGATCGAGCGTCGGGTCTACTGGCCGGCCCCGCCGGAGCTGGACGGGAAGGCGCTTCCCACGGGCTTCGGCGTCGCCGTCAATCCATCGACGTTCGAGAACGTCGCCACCCGGACGACCCTCGGCGGCAAGGCCCGCGTGGGCCTGACCGTCTGGCGCAACATCCCGGGCGACACTCCGGAGTGGGAGCGCGACTTCCTGATCGTCGAGGAACGCCTCCCCGCCGGGACCACGCTCATCGAGGGCTCGGTGGTCTCCTCGGCGGCCTCGTTCACCCTGGCCGACGGCGTCCTCACGTTCTACTTCCCTCCCGACCGCAATCCCGGCGGCATCCAGTACGACGTCTACGGCTGGCTTCCGGGCCAGTACCGCACGCTCCCGGCGAGCGTCCGCAGCGCCGACGAGCCGGGGCGGTTCCACGTCGGCGAGCCGGGCGAGTTCGGCGTCCTCTCGCCGGGAGAGCCCAACCCCGACAAGATCCGGGCCACGCCCGACGAGCTTCACGCCCGCGGCAAGATCCTCTTCGACGCCGGCAAGCTCGCCGACGCCGGGCCGCCGCTCGAAGCCCTGATCAACGACTGGACGCTCCGCGACGACGTGGCGAAGGACGTCTCGCGGATGTTGCTGCTGATCACCGTCGCCCATTACGACGCCCGCAAGATCGTGCGGTACTTCGAGGTGGTCAAGGAGCGCTCGCCGGAGCTGATCCTGTCGTTCGACCAGTTGCAGGTGATCGGACGGGCGTATCGCGACATCGACGAGCCCGAGCGAGCCATGATCGTGTGGCGGGGGCTGATCGAGGCGGGCTACGTCGAGGACGCCCGCGTCGGCGAGCTGCTCCGCCAGCGCGGGGAGCCGCTGGAAGCGTCGGCGTACCTCATCGACCTCTGGCGGAGGTATCCCAACACGCCCTCGATCGAGACCGATTTCTTCGGCCTCTCCCAGGTCGTGGCCGACGCCGCGACCCGGGCGGTCGACGACCCCGTCCTGCGCCGGAAGCTCGCCGCGGCGGGCGTCACGCGGTCGGGCCTGCTGCTCCATGCGGCCCGGATGATCCAGACGTTCCTGGCGCAATCGCCGACCAACCCGACGGCCGACGAGGCCAGCCTCGCCCTCCTGGGGACGCTCCTGGAGCTGGACGACCACGCCGGCGTCGTGAAGGCGGCGGCCCGCTACGCGGCGATGTATCCCAAGAGCCCGTTCCTGGACGGCTTCCAGTACAGCCAGGCGCTCGCCGACTTCCACCTCGGCCGGTACGACGAGGCGGTGACGCTCGCCGAGGCCATCGCCAAGGCGACCTACAAGGACGCCTCGGGCGTCGAATCGCCCAGCCCCAACAAGTGGCAGGCGATCTACATCCTCGGCCAGATCTTCGACGCCCGGCGCATGCCCGCGCGGGCCCTGGAATACTACCGTCAGGCCACCGACCGCTTCACCGACGCCGCGGACGCCGTCGCGTACTACACGCGCAAGAGCCTTCGCGTCGACGAGATCACCGTGGTCCGCCCCGCCGTCGAGCCCGCCGCGACCCCCGCCGCAGGGACGCCGCGGATCACGCTGACCTACCGCAACATGGCCAAGGTCGACGTCACCGTCCACCCCGTCGACCTGATGCAGCTGTACCTCGCCCGGCGGAACCTCGACGCCATCGCGGGCGTGGACCTGGCGGGGATCACGCCGCTGTTCGAGCAGTCCGTGACCCTCGGTTCGGGCGACGACTATGAGGACAAGACGAAGGTCATCGACCTGCCGCTGACCAAGCACGGGGCGTACCTCGTGATGATCCGAGGGGGCGACCTCTACGCCTCGGGCGTCGTCCTGGTCTCGCCGCTGGAGGTGGACGTGCTGGAGGAGGCGGCGCCCGGCCGCGTCCGGGTCGTGGTCCGCGACGCGACCTCGAAGGCGCCCGCGAGCCGCGTGCAGGTGAAGGTCGTGGGGGCGGCGGATCCGGAGTTCCAGTCCGGCGAAACCGACCTGCGCGGCGTGTACTCAGCCGAAGGCCTGCACGGGGCCGCCACCGTGGTCGTCCGCAAGGGGACCACGGAATACGCCTTCCACAGGGGGACGACCTACCTCGGGACCCCGCCGACCCCGAACGCCCCGGCCGAGGTCCCGCCCCAGCCGGAAACCAAGCCGGGCCAGGCTGGCGACGCGAACCAGTCGCTCGACGCCAACCTGCGGATGCTGAATCGGAGCAACAACCTCAAGCAAATCGAGCGGCTCCAGAACCGCTATCAGGTCGTCCCGCCCGAGCAGGCCCCGGGAGCGGCGGCCGGCGAGTTCCGTTGA